Proteins encoded by one window of Pseudomonadota bacterium:
- a CDS encoding cAMP/cGMP-dependent 3',5'-cyclic-AMP/GMP phosphodiesterase, which translates to MSSSLDDGVRVLPRGGVILPSSVGQIQYGAVPETIKDTIDTPEGVPTIFVVPRRFFALDRGILLAELEFPAYWNRFVVGRRTTVVCRPDQRQALEAVLSEACFGPARIDPHEIATGSDAFPD; encoded by the coding sequence ATGAGCTCGAGCCTCGACGACGGTGTCCGCGTCCTCCCCCGTGGAGGCGTCATCCTGCCCTCCTCCGTCGGGCAGATCCAGTACGGGGCCGTGCCGGAGACCATCAAGGACACCATCGACACGCCAGAAGGGGTGCCCACAATCTTTGTGGTGCCACGGCGCTTCTTCGCCCTCGATCGCGGCATCTTGCTGGCCGAGCTCGAGTTCCCCGCGTACTGGAACCGCTTCGTGGTCGGTCGACGCACCACGGTGGTGTGCCGCCCCGATCAGCGGCAAGCGCTCGAGGCCGTGCTGAGCGAGGCCTGCTTCGGCCCTGCCCGCATCGACCCGCACGAGATCGCGACGGGCAGCGACGCCTTCCCCGAC